From Nonlabens sp. Ci31, the proteins below share one genomic window:
- a CDS encoding PD-(D/E)XK motif protein: MEKTELNSKWEDISSFKEKKGYKALRISSTSFSDLFLAIDQDGLRCLLLYLPKDIEVKIKDSDKSKLLISFLPSKSILLIKLKDSDFLDLFDDLILSIYSKISLISDPKKASKEFIITFYKWSQFFKDSTNNNLGEEEIQGLFGELFVLNEYLKKSDPFNINSFLDSWKGLYDTTNDFEFVLKNVEVKTKKESKIYVKISSEFQLEKVPDKGLELLIVSVKIDLIKGKSIHDKLLEIIINIREHKGDLSILYQALNQKKLSVENLKLYNNHRFLVTKTESFDASNDDFPKLSLSNIFNEISSLKYKLRVIKLDQFLIEKIKY, translated from the coding sequence ATGGAAAAAACTGAGTTAAATTCTAAATGGGAGGATATTTCATCTTTTAAAGAAAAAAAAGGTTATAAGGCACTAAGAATTTCTTCAACTAGTTTTTCAGATCTTTTTTTAGCAATAGATCAAGACGGACTAAGATGTTTGTTGCTTTACTTACCAAAAGATATTGAGGTAAAAATTAAAGATTCTGACAAAAGTAAATTGTTAATTTCTTTTTTACCCTCAAAAAGCATATTGCTTATTAAATTAAAAGACTCTGATTTCTTAGACCTTTTTGATGATTTAATTTTATCCATTTATTCGAAAATCAGTTTAATTTCTGACCCCAAAAAAGCTTCGAAAGAATTCATCATAACATTTTACAAGTGGTCTCAATTTTTTAAAGACAGCACGAATAATAACTTAGGAGAAGAAGAAATACAAGGATTGTTTGGAGAGTTGTTTGTTTTAAATGAGTACTTAAAAAAATCAGACCCCTTCAATATTAATTCCTTTCTTGATTCATGGAAAGGTCTTTATGATACTACTAATGATTTTGAGTTTGTTCTTAAGAATGTTGAAGTCAAAACTAAAAAAGAATCAAAAATTTACGTAAAAATATCGAGTGAGTTTCAATTAGAAAAAGTACCAGACAAAGGTTTGGAATTATTGATCGTTTCAGTAAAAATTGATTTAATTAAAGGTAAATCAATACATGATAAACTTCTCGAAATAATAATAAATATAAGGGAACATAAGGGGGATTTATCAATATTATATCAAGCATTAAATCAAAAAAAGTTGTCTGTTGAGAATTTAAAACTTTATAACAACCACCGATTTTTAGTAACAAAAACGGAATCTTTTGATGCTTCTAATGATGATTTTCCAAAATTATCATTATCTAATATCTTTAATGAGATTTCTAGCTTAAAGTATAAATTAAGGGTGATTAAATTAGATCAATTTCTAATTGAAAAGATAAAATATTAA
- a CDS encoding Z1 domain-containing protein, giving the protein MRYIDVFKQIIEKKVSKSGGDKEYIDNLFNEIKESVITTGRILDLPQVDDTTLKSYFETAKNEYLSVNPIDPGISHSLTKKDYKTWLTHKRDAEISWDYSDRYFEHLNKSGRSWKVVDETKDSSFSIISKMADPKSKTPIYNKGLVVGAVQSGKTGNFNAVINRAIDAGYEIVIVLAGIMEDLRSQTQQRIEKDVIGEGNIDSGEPSGTKGVGKIKRFGVRGDNDILQVKSLTSESKDFSKTVKELNHTLNDKYVLVCKKNVSVLKNLIIWLHNSLEEGKEKHNIPMLIIDDEADNASLNNMGSKGRNYASKTNGHIRAILELFFVKSYLGYTATPFANVLQDRNEYPENDWEIKYKFKGDEVEKQLKRVDNIFPDDFIELLNPPSNYVGAKQIFDTITPIDNKTDENEKIPLVAPVVEDYLENFPSRVYQNYEGEIVGVEDIRIKSEWDERFGFEGYLGFDSYSDYRKATRAARKEDSFPKELPESLKTAVKCFVIALAIRETRIPGMINSDLYQPHNTMLVHISRFTIWQNTTRKLIEEYVNEIISKLHNDKPRNQTSIYSELEKLWYSNYGFAHIVENVKTYLPKGYDDEFLSPLVFDSLIPVFINAVKGIETKAINSFTNDSLEYPKNSPKKIIAIGGNRLSRGFTLEGLTINYFIRVTNYSDALLQMGRWFGYRPGYLDCCKIFTTQDSLDKFNDTTKCIEELETEFIKMEEQGKTPENFVLRVKKHPGTLKITRPSILKNAKEVQWSYQDSLEMTTQLKVDKNSIEAIWDSFKSNIAPNFDVIVRKDIIKYSCTSEDVLELLKNKPNNFLDDRLEQITRFIELCNEKGYLKNWTVALKITGASPNKMLKKEIGLNNSLNIPTIELAKRSGPRNPDDVSIFLKKNLFKASSKSANIISANKDMSILLSDSEKLKAEKTFFKFKAQELRRKDKSLSQSEAEKQAEAKTVPERYYRSMMKETEGLLMIYLFDSEYAFNQEFTNKKYPIKNKELQATFKDYIDKNNIDTKIPLVGYALEFPPIENDPGGTYLQGDYNLDIDEEINDEEEDELEGISDINEI; this is encoded by the coding sequence ATGAGATATATAGACGTTTTTAAACAGATTATAGAAAAAAAAGTAAGTAAGTCTGGCGGTGATAAAGAATACATTGACAATTTATTCAATGAGATAAAAGAATCTGTAATTACAACAGGTAGGATTTTAGATCTGCCGCAAGTAGATGATACAACTTTGAAAAGTTATTTTGAAACTGCTAAAAATGAATATTTATCTGTAAATCCAATAGACCCAGGTATTAGTCATTCATTAACCAAAAAGGATTATAAAACATGGCTTACTCATAAAAGAGATGCGGAAATAAGTTGGGATTATTCCGACAGATATTTCGAGCATTTAAATAAATCAGGGAGATCTTGGAAAGTTGTGGATGAAACTAAAGATTCAAGTTTTTCTATTATTAGTAAAATGGCTGACCCTAAATCAAAAACCCCAATTTATAATAAGGGTCTTGTTGTTGGAGCTGTTCAGTCCGGTAAAACAGGAAACTTTAACGCAGTTATAAATAGGGCTATTGATGCTGGATATGAGATAGTAATTGTTCTTGCTGGTATCATGGAAGACTTAAGAAGTCAAACCCAACAAAGAATAGAAAAGGATGTAATTGGTGAAGGTAATATTGATTCAGGAGAGCCGTCTGGCACAAAAGGAGTAGGCAAAATAAAGCGTTTTGGAGTAAGAGGAGATAATGATATTTTACAAGTTAAATCTTTAACCTCAGAAAGTAAAGATTTTAGTAAAACAGTCAAAGAATTAAATCATACACTTAATGATAAGTACGTACTTGTATGTAAGAAAAATGTAAGTGTCCTTAAAAATTTAATTATTTGGTTACACAACTCTTTAGAAGAAGGTAAGGAGAAGCATAATATTCCAATGCTTATTATTGATGATGAAGCAGATAATGCCTCATTAAATAATATGGGCTCAAAAGGAAGGAATTATGCAAGCAAAACAAATGGTCACATTAGAGCAATTTTAGAGTTGTTTTTTGTTAAATCGTATTTAGGTTATACTGCAACTCCATTTGCTAATGTTTTACAGGATAGAAATGAATATCCTGAGAACGATTGGGAAATTAAATATAAGTTTAAGGGAGATGAGGTTGAAAAACAGTTAAAAAGAGTTGACAATATATTTCCTGACGATTTTATTGAGTTACTAAATCCTCCATCAAACTATGTAGGAGCAAAACAAATATTCGACACAATAACGCCAATAGATAATAAAACTGATGAAAATGAAAAAATTCCTTTAGTTGCTCCTGTAGTAGAAGATTATCTAGAAAATTTTCCTTCTCGAGTTTATCAGAATTATGAGGGAGAAATTGTGGGTGTAGAAGATATTAGAATTAAGAGTGAATGGGATGAGAGATTTGGGTTCGAAGGTTATTTGGGTTTTGACTCATATAGTGATTATAGAAAAGCAACAAGAGCAGCTCGAAAAGAAGATAGCTTTCCAAAAGAATTACCAGAATCTTTAAAGACAGCTGTTAAATGTTTTGTTATTGCTTTGGCGATAAGAGAGACAAGAATTCCAGGAATGATTAACTCAGATCTTTATCAACCTCATAACACTATGCTTGTCCATATTTCGAGATTTACAATTTGGCAGAATACCACAAGAAAATTAATTGAAGAATATGTTAATGAAATTATATCAAAACTTCATAATGATAAACCTCGGAATCAAACATCAATTTACTCTGAACTCGAAAAACTTTGGTATAGTAATTATGGATTCGCACATATTGTTGAAAATGTAAAGACTTACTTACCAAAAGGATATGATGATGAGTTCTTGTCGCCTTTAGTCTTTGACTCTTTAATTCCGGTATTTATAAATGCAGTAAAAGGAATAGAAACAAAAGCAATAAATAGCTTTACAAATGACTCGCTTGAGTATCCTAAAAATTCTCCTAAAAAAATTATAGCAATAGGAGGTAATAGACTTTCAAGAGGTTTTACTTTAGAAGGACTAACAATTAATTATTTTATTAGAGTAACTAATTATTCAGACGCATTACTTCAAATGGGTAGATGGTTTGGATATAGACCGGGATATTTAGATTGTTGTAAAATATTTACTACTCAAGATTCCTTAGATAAATTTAATGATACCACCAAATGCATTGAAGAATTAGAGACGGAGTTTATTAAAATGGAAGAACAAGGCAAAACTCCAGAAAATTTTGTTTTACGTGTAAAAAAGCATCCCGGCACTTTAAAAATAACACGCCCTTCAATATTGAAAAATGCTAAGGAGGTGCAGTGGTCTTATCAAGATTCTCTAGAAATGACAACACAATTAAAAGTTGACAAAAATAGTATAGAGGCCATTTGGGATAGTTTCAAGTCTAATATTGCACCAAATTTCGATGTGATTGTAAGAAAGGATATTATTAAGTATTCATGTACATCTGAAGATGTCCTTGAATTATTAAAAAACAAACCTAATAATTTTCTTGATGATAGGCTAGAACAAATTACTAGGTTTATCGAATTATGTAATGAAAAGGGTTATTTAAAAAACTGGACGGTAGCATTGAAAATCACTGGGGCTTCACCTAATAAAATGCTAAAAAAGGAAATTGGATTGAATAATTCCTTGAACATCCCAACAATTGAATTAGCTAAAAGATCAGGACCGAGAAACCCAGATGATGTTTCAATATTTTTAAAGAAAAATCTATTTAAAGCAAGTAGTAAAAGTGCAAATATAATTTCTGCAAATAAAGACATGTCTATTCTTTTATCAGATTCTGAAAAATTAAAAGCAGAAAAAACTTTTTTTAAATTCAAAGCACAAGAACTCAGAAGAAAAGATAAAAGTCTAAGTCAATCAGAAGCAGAAAAACAAGCAGAAGCTAAAACTGTTCCTGAAAGATATTATAGATCTATGATGAAAGAAACGGAAGGATTGTTAATGATTTATTTATTTGATTCTGAATATGCTTTTAATCAAGAATTTACTAATAAAAAATATCCAATAAAGAATAAGGAATTACAAGCAACATTCAAAGACTACATAGACAAAAATAATATTGACACTAAAATACCTTTAGTTGGTTATGCTTTAGAATTTCCTCCTATTGAAAATGACCCTGGTGGCACATATTTGCAAGGTGATTATAATTTAGATATTGATGAAGAAATTAATGATGAAGAAGAAGACGAATTGGAAGGAATATCAGATATAAATGAAATCTAG